DNA from Nitrospira sp.:
TTCTGCCCCATGGCGGCCAGGTTGGCTTCAGCCACATCATCGACGAACACGAAATCACGGCTTTGTCGCCCATTTCCATTAATAATGGGCTGTTCACCGTTCAACATCTTTTGGATGAAGATGGCGACGACGCCTGCTTCTCCCTCGGGGTCCTGTCTCGGTCCATACACGTTGGCGTACCGTAGACAGACTACCGGAATCCCGCTTGTCCGCTGGAAGTAGGACAAATAATGTTCACCGCACAGCTTACTGATGCCATAGGGTGACAGTGGGTTCGTGACGTGAGATTCAGCGGCGGGAAAGGTCTCCTGTTCACCATAGATCGCTCCACCGGACGAGGAGAACACGACCTTTCGGCAACCATACCGAACCGCTTGTTGCAACACGTTCATGGTTCCAAGGACGTTGACCTGCGCATCGAACACCGGGTCCTCTACCGAACGGCGAACACTGATCTGAGCCGCAAGGTGGAGGACGATGTTGGGCCGTTCATTGCGAAAGACCCGTTCAAGACGCCAGCTGGTAATGTCGGTTTTGTAGAGACTCGCCGCACGGTTGACGTTCTTCCGCTTTCCAGTGGCCAGATTGTCGACGACGACGACTTGATGGCCCTCTTCAACGAGTCGGTCCACCACATGAGACCCGATGAACCCTGCGCCGCCCGTCACGAGTACTTTCATTGGCCCTCCTGATTGACTGCCAGCACTTATGAGTCTCCTTACATACCATGAAATGAGGTGTCGTACTCAAAGATTGCTAATATTTCCTGATTGCCCTTTTTCCCTTTGACAGGCGACGCGACGGTCCTCACGGTCTGCAATCCCATCTCCCCCGCAAACCGTAACACTCTCTGGGCGGCCTCCTCTCGCTGTGCGTCATCGCGCACGACGCCGCCCCGA
Protein-coding regions in this window:
- a CDS encoding SDR family oxidoreductase; protein product: MKVLVTGGAGFIGSHVVDRLVEEGHQVVVVDNLATGKRKNVNRAASLYKTDITSWRLERVFRNERPNIVLHLAAQISVRRSVEDPVFDAQVNVLGTMNVLQQAVRYGCRKVVFSSSGGAIYGEQETFPAAESHVTNPLSPYGISKLCGEHYLSYFQRTSGIPVVCLRYANVYGPRQDPEGEAGVVAIFIQKMLNGEQPIINGNGRQSRDFVFVDDVAEANLAAMGQNAHGVYNVGTGIETSVNELFRMIAGLTAASAKEVHGPAKSGEQIRSVVDPSRIKQELGWEVKVDLAEGLKQTIEFFQGKSR